In Streptomyces nojiriensis, one genomic interval encodes:
- a CDS encoding alpha/beta hydrolase yields the protein MILISGGLALTLAAGGTAAYKFGLFSDIGDPVSFGKVQEKAGAAAELPPEVQMPTGPKASFIRTSRLPDGTQIGRTTLTGKKSGFTGDVWVWVPKEYDDPRYAKSGFPVLISLPGGRGYPTNYWGTGPGLGLQKAVSDGAKAGTSLPFILIMPVHNADTKHHFDASDIPGQPKMGTWMVEDIPDFTKANFRTFTSRDGWAFMGSSAGGFGAFKHVLKYPDRFKAAIASGVDIVPDSPLWQGNKQAMDADNPEKLAEKLIAAGGPDVYINFQIGTAETGRDKAEKFMNDFGKGPVHTSLQVIQDGEHNGKSYVRGMREGALEWISKVMKGPTPDPGVR from the coding sequence ATGATCCTGATCAGCGGCGGGCTCGCGCTCACCCTCGCCGCAGGCGGAACCGCGGCGTACAAGTTCGGCCTCTTCTCGGACATAGGGGATCCGGTCTCCTTCGGCAAGGTCCAGGAGAAGGCCGGCGCGGCCGCCGAGCTGCCGCCCGAAGTGCAGATGCCGACCGGGCCGAAGGCCTCGTTCATCCGCACCTCACGGCTGCCGGACGGCACCCAGATCGGCCGCACCACCCTCACCGGCAAGAAGTCCGGCTTCACGGGTGACGTGTGGGTGTGGGTGCCCAAGGAGTACGACGACCCGAGGTACGCCAAGAGCGGCTTCCCGGTCCTGATCTCCCTGCCCGGCGGCCGCGGCTACCCCACCAACTACTGGGGCACGGGCCCCGGCCTCGGCCTCCAGAAGGCCGTGAGCGACGGGGCCAAGGCCGGTACCAGCCTGCCCTTCATCCTGATCATGCCGGTGCACAACGCGGACACCAAGCACCACTTCGACGCCTCGGACATCCCCGGCCAGCCCAAGATGGGCACCTGGATGGTCGAAGACATCCCGGATTTCACGAAGGCCAATTTCCGGACCTTCACCTCCCGCGACGGCTGGGCCTTCATGGGCTCCTCCGCGGGCGGATTCGGCGCCTTCAAGCACGTCCTCAAGTATCCCGACCGGTTCAAGGCGGCCATCGCGAGCGGGGTCGACATCGTCCCCGACTCCCCGCTGTGGCAGGGGAACAAGCAGGCCATGGACGCCGACAACCCGGAGAAGCTCGCCGAGAAGCTGATCGCGGCGGGCGGTCCGGACGTCTACATCAACTTCCAGATCGGCACCGCGGAGACCGGCCGCGACAAGGCCGAGAAGTTCATGAACGACTTCGGGAAGGGCCCCGTGCACACCTCGCTGCAGGTGATCCAGGATGGTGAGCACAACGGAAAGTCGTACGTGCGCGGTATGAGGGAGGGCGCTCTGGAGTGGATCAGCAAGGTGATGAAGGGACCGACACCCGATCCCGGCGTGCGATGA
- a CDS encoding trypsin-like serine peptidase, whose protein sequence is MSTVVKGASAAAAAGIAAVFAVAFLKAPGERPVLPFPTVGVLMAGGEHWCTASVVDSPRGNVVATAAHCVAPAGEDGRPGEVAHDGLAIGELSFAPAFSGEGAGTQPLGVWKVKSIHVDDRWTKWGEDTADFAFLTIEPDEDGRSIQEAVGGGAEAPKPEWTSGYERDVTVVGYPESEHNPQNKPVSCTTQTRHDEDDPDMLYMSCAGFWTGTSGSPWIADRGGPDRAGRLIGVLSGGDTDVDSTAALFDEHAKALYEAAARG, encoded by the coding sequence ATGAGCACGGTGGTGAAGGGGGCGTCGGCGGCCGCCGCGGCGGGGATCGCGGCGGTGTTCGCCGTCGCGTTCCTCAAGGCGCCCGGCGAGCGGCCGGTGCTCCCCTTCCCCACCGTCGGAGTACTCATGGCGGGCGGCGAGCACTGGTGCACGGCGAGCGTCGTCGACAGCCCGCGGGGCAACGTCGTCGCGACCGCCGCGCACTGCGTGGCCCCCGCGGGCGAGGACGGCCGACCGGGCGAGGTGGCCCACGACGGGCTGGCCATCGGCGAGCTCTCCTTCGCCCCGGCCTTCTCCGGCGAGGGCGCCGGCACCCAGCCGCTGGGGGTGTGGAAGGTCAAGTCGATCCACGTGGACGACCGCTGGACGAAATGGGGCGAGGACACCGCCGACTTCGCCTTCCTCACCATCGAGCCGGACGAGGACGGGCGCAGCATCCAGGAAGCGGTCGGCGGCGGCGCCGAGGCCCCCAAGCCCGAGTGGACCTCGGGGTACGAACGGGACGTGACCGTCGTCGGCTACCCGGAGTCCGAGCACAACCCGCAGAACAAGCCCGTCTCCTGCACCACCCAGACCCGCCACGACGAGGACGACCCCGACATGCTCTACATGAGCTGCGCCGGGTTCTGGACGGGGACCAGCGGCAGCCCCTGGATCGCGGACCGGGGCGGGCCGGACCGGGCCGGGCGGCTGATCGGGGTGCTGAGCGGCGGGGACACGGACGTGGACTCCACGGCCGCGTTGTTCGACGAGCACGCGAAGGCCCTGTACGAGGCGGCCGCACGGGGCTGA
- a CDS encoding EamA family transporter, which produces MSTSTPVDGRAAGPATTPRGRIPGTVWAALAVVYVVWGSTYLGIRIVVETMPPFLSAGARFITAGLLLSAVVAWRYGPAALRATRAQLGSAALVGLLLILGGNGLVVLAETSVPSGLAALLVAAVPMWVVVLRASTGDRPPPRTLAGVLVGLAGLAVLTSPGLSGSVRLSGVLMVVAASVLWSLGSFSAPRLKLPDNPFTGSAYQMFAGGAAAVVVGLLRGEHHGLDPAAFSTASWLALGYLTVVGSLVGFTAYVWLLQAAPLSLVSTYAYVNPVVAVALGTLILDEALSWQILVGGAIVVAAVGVIVGTERKK; this is translated from the coding sequence ATGAGCACCTCAACGCCGGTCGACGGCAGGGCCGCCGGCCCGGCCACCACCCCCCGCGGCAGGATCCCGGGCACGGTCTGGGCCGCCCTCGCCGTCGTCTACGTCGTCTGGGGCTCGACCTACCTCGGCATCCGGATCGTCGTCGAGACCATGCCGCCCTTCCTCTCCGCCGGAGCCCGGTTCATCACCGCCGGCCTGCTGCTGTCCGCCGTCGTCGCCTGGCGGTACGGTCCGGCCGCGCTGCGGGCCACCCGCGCCCAGCTCGGCTCGGCGGCCCTGGTCGGGCTGCTGCTGATCCTGGGCGGGAACGGCCTGGTGGTCCTCGCCGAGACCTCGGTGCCGTCGGGCCTCGCCGCGCTGCTGGTGGCGGCGGTGCCGATGTGGGTGGTGGTGCTCCGGGCGAGCACCGGGGACCGGCCCCCGCCGCGCACCCTGGCCGGGGTGCTCGTGGGTCTCGCCGGGCTCGCGGTGCTGACCAGCCCGGGGCTCAGCGGCTCGGTGCGGCTGTCGGGGGTGCTGATGGTCGTGGCGGCTTCGGTCCTGTGGTCGCTGGGCTCGTTCTCGGCGCCGCGGCTGAAGCTGCCGGACAATCCCTTCACCGGCAGCGCCTACCAGATGTTCGCGGGCGGGGCCGCCGCCGTGGTCGTCGGCCTGCTGCGCGGCGAGCACCACGGTCTGGACCCGGCGGCGTTCTCCACCGCCTCCTGGCTGGCCCTCGGCTATCTGACGGTCGTCGGCTCGCTCGTCGGTTTCACGGCGTACGTGTGGCTGCTCCAGGCCGCGCCGCTGTCGCTGGTGTCCACGTACGCGTACGTCAATCCGGTCGTCGCCGTGGCGCTCGGCACGCTGATCCTCGACGAGGCCCTGTCCTGGCAGATCCTGGTCGGCGGTGCGATCGTCGTGGCGGCGGTGGGCGTGATCGTCGGTACCGAGCGGAAGAAGTAG